AGGAATCTGTAAAATGCAAATAGAAGTTCCTATTGTCCACAACATTAATATAGAAAAATCCATTGCTGTCATATCTACCATCTCTATTCCTATAAAGAAGCCTGGTCTTCAGCAGCCCCCGGGGTCAAAGTCTGAGTCACTAGGAAACCGTTCGCGGTGCGGGGGGTTGGGGTTGAATCTAGGGGTCTTTGGTGGCCCTAAGTGTGACCAGAGATATTTGTGGGTTTCCATTGGCCTTAGGGGTGTCTACTCATATTCGAGGGCCCACGGCACCTTTGGTGGCATCTAGGGATATTTGAGGTCCGCGGAGTCCTGCGGGTTGGGAGTCTCTGGCCGGGCGAACGCTGAAGACCTACCCCCTCCAACCTGTCTTCCCGCAGGAGCCCCGCAGCCTGGGCGCAGCCTCGCCGCCCTTGTCTGAGGCCAGTGGTCATCGCCGCTTCCGGCGGGCGGCGCCGAGGGGAGAGGCTGCGGGGGCTGTGCAGGAGCTGGCGCGGGCGCTGGCGCACCTGCTGGAAGCCGAACGGCAGGAGCGGGCGCGGGCTGAGGCGCAGGAGGCCGAGGATCAGCAGGCGCGCGTCCTGGCGCAGCTCCGGCGCATCTGGGGCGCACCCCGCACCAGTGACCCGGCCCTGGGCCTGGAGAACGACCCCGACGCGCCCGCCGCGCAGCTCGCCCGCGCCCTGCTCCGCGCCCGCCTGGACCCGGCGGCCCTGGCAGCCCAGCTTGTCCCCCCGCCTGCCCCCGCCGCGGCGCTCAGACTCCGGCCCCCAGTCTACGACGATGGCCCCGCGGGCCCCGATAGCGAGGACGCCGGCGACGAGTCGCCAGACCTGGACCCTGAGTTGCTGAGGTACCTCCACGAAGGGCGGTCGGGGGGCGGGCGCCATCATCCTAGGAGGAAGAGGGCGAGGAGCGGCGGAGGGCCTTCTTTACAGGGTGGAGGTGCGAACACCTAGGTCCTGGGACCCTAGGTGGGGGCAGAGGTGCCTGGCTGGCTCCCTTCATCCGAATGACTGGAGTGGGAGGCGAGGACCCTTGTCTCCAGAAAGCAGTGGGACGCCTGAGTGGGAGGAGGCTGCCAGGTCCCAGAGAGGTTAGAGGTGCCGGCGCCCTCCAGGTCCTAGGGCCGAGGCGTTGACTCACGGACACCTCCTCACTGCAGGTATTTGTTGGGGCGGATCCTAACGGGAATCGCCGACACCGAAGCCGTCGCTGCCCCGCGTCGCCTCCGCCGTGCCGCTGACCAGGATATGGGCCCTGAGCTACCCCCTGAGGGCGTGCTGGGGGCCCTGCTGCGTGTGAAGCGTCTGGAGACCCCTGCACCCCAAGCGCCCGCGCGCCGCCTCCTGCCCTGAGCACCGCCTGGATCCCGTGCACCCTCCTGTCCAGGACACCCTGCCATCTCCAGCCAGCCACAGTTGCTGCCCTCGAACCCCAGGATCCCCACCCAACCCCACAATAAATACAGTCTGAAGCAGCTATGTACTTGTTTGTGTGAGTGACTCTCTAGGGGGCTAGTGGACTAAGTTGTGATGGCCCTTCTTAGACAAAGGAAGAGGAGCCCCAGCCCTCGGTCCAGCACTTTTAAGACAACCCCCTCCCTGCAgtctctgcctctcctccctgGGGAGATCTCCATGTGGGCAATGGCAGTGCCTACCAGATTTTGTGCCCCATTTCTAGGCCTCGGTTGGGAATAGGGGCCCCAGAAGTCTTTGAGGGCCACTTTCAGCAGCACCTTCTCGGAGTCCATCCCAAGGACCAAGCTGTTTGTGAGGCAGGTGAATAGAGCTTGGATGGTGCTGGGATGTCCACTTGCACACATGAACTCCCTGACATAGGGAGGGGCTACctgagggaagagaaagggagtgGGCTGCTGGCCAGGGGTCAGCCCTCCCAATGCTGTCACCTTCTGGGCCTTCAGATTATTGAGAAAATGTATTCATCAAGGTAGGAGGATAGGATGAATTTTGCTAGCTTGATATGTAATGTTTAAATATCTAATTAGATATTAATAGTATAGAGGCCACTCTTACTGTACTGTTATCCCAGCCCTAAAGATATTGGGAGTCAGGGTGGCGGTAACTGGTGCGCACTGGCTATTCCCTCTGCCCCTAGTTTTCCACAAGATTTTGCTCAAATATCACTAAGGCTTTCCTTGACCTCCACGACACTCTGTTCCTCCACCTGCCTTTACTACATAGCCTCATGTCCTATCTACAAGGGCAGGGATTTTCAGTGTCTTGGCTCTACATCTTCTGTATCCAaagcagggcctggcacatagggGTTTTCCCCCACATTTCTTGAATGGAAGAATTCTCACAACTCAGTAACATTCTCCCCACTCAGTCTCATTCCCACCCACATAACACTTGGCATGGAGGCAGTTTTGAAACCTAAGAAcaccatttatttaattttgcacAGAATCTCTCAACTTGACATAACACAACCAACACCATGTCCCACACTGCCAAAAAGCCCATCACCAAAAGAAAACCTCCCCAGGAGAAAGACACCAACAGTGTCCCACACAGCTACTTGCTGGTAGGGGGTTGCTCATGTGAAGGAACCATCACCCTGGTCTGGGGGAGGGTCCACTTTTCTAGACTGAAGACCTTCAGGCCACAGAGCAGCCACAGTGGCACATGGCTTTCTGGTGCCGGCCTTTATCCCCACCTGGCCCTGTCGTGGCCTCCTTTGCCATGGCCTCCCGGACCCTTTGGATCTCATGGATGAGTAGGGAAAAGGCCTCCACCACACCCTGGCGTGTCTTGGCTGAGGTCTCTACGAAAGGGGCCCCCCAGCTTTTTGCGAGGGCTGCAGCAGCGGCACGAGCATCTCCAGTACTGGTCACAAGGTCACATTTGTTGCCCACAAGGACAAGGGGCTGGGTGTGGTGTGGGCCCCAGGTGGCCCGCATCTGCTGCAGCTGGGCTAGAGATGAGGGGTCATCGAGGGCGAAGACACCCAGCACACCATCGCCAATCGCCACACACTGGTCACGCAGGGCCTGATGAGTGGCCAGCCCTGCCGTGTCCAGCACATTCAGAATGCAGCCTCCGTGGTCTAGGGCCATCTCCTTCCAGTAGGAATCCTGGATGGTGGGGTCGTGGTCTTCCACAAAGCACTGGTTGTTCAGTTGAATGGTCAGTGCACTCTTTCCCACACCACTTGCGCCCACCACCACTGCCTTGTACTCAGGCAGCTTCTTGCCTACACCCTTGGAGGGTGACCCCCAAGCCCTGTGGCTCTGCTCCCGGGATCTAGGGCTCCAGGTGCCCAGGCCCAAATCAAACATGTCAGGCTTTGTTGACTGTGCCATGACTCCAACGGGCAGCTCAGGGAAGAGATGTGGACAGCAGGCCCTGcagatgggaagaaaagaaagacaatgggggtggggggggtgggggattAGGTGAGACCATTTAGGGACGGGGGACAGCCAGGTGTCATTgaatcaacatttattgagtgcctagtGTGTACCAATCACCTAACATAGTATATACATTATTCATGTTGTCTATTCTCTCTTATTCCCCTTTACAACATAAACTCTGTGAAGGCAGGGATTTTTAAAACACCTTGATTAACTTATATACCGTAAAGTTAACCTAAAGTctataattgttttttaaattcattcatgGAATTGTGTGACCATCACcgtaatctaattttagaacatttccagtCACCTGGAAAAGATACCCCCTGCCCATTAACAGTTCCTTCCCATTCTGGAAGGACGGCAAGAATTTCATCAGTTTTGATTTCAGATCATGTCAGTGTTGGACCCCAGCCCAGCATACTGCCAGTCACAGTTTGTGCTGAGCAACATTCCTGCCCCCAGGAGTTTATGTTCTAAAAGAAGGAAAcatcaagagggagggaatatatgaaTACCTATGGctcatccatgttgatgtattgaagaaaccaatgcaatattgtaattatccttcaattaaaaataaaatttaaaaagatggaaacaataaACCAAAGAATTAAGGTAATTATGATGTCTGTTAATCATAATCATTGGAATTTAGTCTTTATTACTTATTCAACATATAGctattgagaacctactgtgtggcaaggacaaagaggtgggggaaaaaagagattaATAAACCCTGGCCCTCCTGAACGTGACTTTCTAGTCAGGAAAACAGACAACAAAGATAAATCAGTAAGAATGCTCCAGTAATAGGTGATAAGCAGGGAGAAGGTGCTTAGTTAATGTTAGGCATTtctattataatttaattttcattcactAATTCAGGGACCTTCCTGCATGCCAGGCATTGTGATGGGTGTGGAGATGGGAGgtagggttgggggcaggaggtgtggGGGTGGTGAAGTGGCTGAGAACAAAATAAAGTCCCTGCTCTTGGGAGGATtctggaagtgagaaagagacaaTAAACAAGATAAGCAAGTAAATTACCATGCAGTTAGaagacacagcaggtgctcaattaGCGTCTACTATTAATAGAATGTCACCATTAAccctttctggagaaggaaatggcaacccactccagtattcttgcttggagaatcccatggacggaggagcttggtgggctacagtccacgggtcacaaggagtaggacacggctgagcaacttcactttcactttcattaacccTTTCAATACACATCCCTGATCCCGGTTTGGTGTGTGGCCTCAGGATATGCATCATAATGGTTGAGGCCCCAAGTCTCCCCGGAAGCCCCAGGGCAGTGGCAGCTAGGCGGGATGGGGGAAttctgtggcatttgggatccgAGGGTCAGagttggggttggggggaaggtCCCAGGTGGAGATCCAGCTGTGGGGCCTCAGCCCAGAGAGGATCCCTGAAAAGAGCTGTGGAATGTGCCCTCCCGCCAGGAAAGCGGACCTGATAGGGAGAGGTTAGCAGAAGACAGAGCTCTGGTGGTCCCCCCACCCCGGTTGGGGGCAGAAACGGAGAGATCCGATCATGAGGATGGGCTGAGGAGAGAGGGCCAGCCAGGAGCCAGGGCAGCAATGCAGGCCGTAGGGGACCTGTATGAGAGCAGAACGGGATTTGGGATGTTCCGGAGGCTGGCCTGACAGGGTTTTTGCTGAGGGTTTGGAGGCAGGGGACGGGGTGCAGGCGGCTGGAGAGGTGGCCGCTGTCACCTGAGACAGGGCCGGGTGTGAGGGGCCTTCGCTCTGGGCGGGGGTCACCAGGGCTGAGGCTGCCATGCAACGAGGAACCGGAACAGCGAGGCTTGGGAAAGTGAGTGGCGATGACTCACCCGAGGTCACACAGACCATTGCAGGGTGGCAGGGGAATGGGGAAGCAACGGTGCCAACTGCCAGTGGAGGGTGGTCGGGGACCCCTCCCCCAGGCATGGACCGCTGTCGCCTCCCTCACCCAAGGAGGCAGGGGCATGTCCACCCAACGGCAGTCCCCTCCATCTCCTCCCAAGGTGGCCTGGGCTCCGCACCACTTCAATTAGGCATCCCCTGACTAAAGCCCAAGAGGCTGGCCCGGTGTGGGGCTGGGATGGTCGCACACCCGGTTTCACCCCAAAGCCGCACTCGGCCTGCACCTTCCCGCCCGCTCCGCTTTGGGGCCTACACCCTCACCCAGGTCCATACTCACGTCCTCACAAAGGCGGCTGGAGGTTGCTGGTCTCTGAGGAGGGGAGACAAACAGGGGAAACTGCCCTCACACCTGACCTCGGCCACACCCCCACAGCCTTAAGTAGAAGGACCGCCCAGATCGGTGTGGGGGCGGGGCGCAGGGGGAGGCCTGGCGCCCCGGCTCACCTCAGTTCCAGGAAGGCCGGTGGCGACCCCCAACCGCCGCTCTGACAGAGGAGATGCTCCCTCAGGTCCCAGTGGcgggatggggaaggggaggaagggagtgCACATGCGCATCAGGCTGCCCTCAGGCCCCTCTGCTGGCGCACCCCTGTCAGCGCTCCCAGGTGAGTGTGCCCTGAGGTATTCTTGAAGTGTGCTGTAAGCGCTGACTACCCTGTGTACCTCATGCATCCTTCTGTACCCCTTCTTTACCTTGCCCCCACCTGGGACGTGATTTTCTGTGTTTAGTATGGGGCGGTTGTCACATTTTTAACCTGAGTGTCCCGTCTTTGCGAAATGTTTTGTGAGGGCCTCTCTGAGGCCTGGGAGCTTGCGCTGCCTCAAGCAGGTGTTTTGGTAGCATGGGAGAGAGTTGCATCCGGTCCTGAAGGGAGGAGAAAGTTGCAAAGCAGGTGTTATTCTGTAAAGGTCTAAAGAACCTGATTTGAGATAGATATGTGCCAAgctacatttcccagactcccttgcagctatGGCTGTCATGTGACACAATTCTGACCAATGAAATGTAAGTAGGAGTTGTGGAGGTGGGGCAACCAGAATGCTCCTTTAAAGGGGATGACTGAGCTGACCAGCAGCCCCTTTCCCCATTCTCTTTTCTTGATTGGGTGAGGCTCTGATAGTCATCTTGGGAGCACGAGGGTGGCCATGAAAAAAAGTCCAGGAAACATCAGCCTGGACTCCTCTGAGTAGCCAAAACAATTCTCATTATGTAGGGGAAATAAAACCCcccaattatcctccaattcccCACCCTTAGTAGTAGATAGATACTCAGTAGTAGATACCCCTTCCCCTAGGAAAGCTACCCATGACCACCAAATCTAAGCATGGTAAACCTGGACAttgttcccccctccccacccccacaatcAAGGCAAAAAGACATATGGGAAGGCTGAGGCCTAATGAGGACACTTCATGATCATTTTTctcaccttcccagcccagggtgtAGCTGGGACTGGCTGTGAGCCTTCTGTTTCTAAGGCAGGTGCTCCTTGTCTCACAGAGTTCACCATTTAATCTCTTATGGAGCCAGTTAAGCTTCTTGCTCTATTGTCAGTTAATTTTGGGGGGGCACTGGTTGAACAAGGGGTTGACCTGATAAAGACCCATAAAGACCCACACCTTCATTCCTTCATCACTCATCAGCTCTGTTGGCCAGAAGGGTGGGCTTCTTTACCCACTCAAGGTTAAAAGCTTTCTCCAGGTGTTGTAAGAGTTTGTACTTTATTGCATATGCAACCCTGCCATACTTCAGTTGATTCTTCTGCCCTCCAAAGTAGGTTTATAGCAGGCCCCTTTGGGGTCACTGAGCTGTGCCCCCCTTTCCTTTTGGGGCAGAGTAGATAGAGTCCCTTGAGCAGGCAGTAGGCAGGGAGAGATACACAATCGATGACCACAGTCTTCATATAAGTACGTACACTTAAACCAGCACCCTGGGGGAGTTGGAAAGGGTCTTCAGGATGGGATGAACTAAGGCTGGTCTGTCTTGGGACTCTGAAGGTAAAGGAGCACATCCTGGGATTTAGTCTGAATGGGGTATGTCTTCCCCAAACTTGTTCCGGTGGACGATGTTCTTCACTGCTAGGAGATCCTGAGGAGGAGGCAAGAGAGGGGAGGTAAAGTGAGCACCCCTCTACCTTAGCTAGGAGGCTGCCCCAATTCCAGCCCTCAACCACACTGTCTCTTGGCCTATCCCACATGCAGAAGGGTTTCCAATTGTCCCTTACCCAATCACAAaaggtgtgtgtgtaggggaggGAGTATGAGTATGCACACATTAGAGGGTCTGCCCAGGGCCCACCTTGTGGTGGACATAGGCCTGACAGTGGTAACACCAGGCAGACAGGTCGGCATAGCTGAGTACTAGTGGGTGTCCCGAACTTTCATGGTGTTGGAGCATATGAGCGTTGATGTAACGGCCGCAATAGATCTGAGGTTGGGGAAAGAGTGTTGGGTAGAGATTAGACCCACCTAGGGTTTGCTCCTGGGTCAACCTCCACCCCACACTCTTCTTTAGCAGCATACCTGATAGCAAGACAGACACACCCAGTTCTCTTGGAGTGTTCCACAGTCCTGACAAGGCTGGGTCACATTCAGCCCTGTCTCAGGTATGGGGCATACTGCTGCCAAATGAGGACACCAAAGCAGTGGTCTCACAGCATAAAACATGACCTGAGGTGGGTAAAACTGAGTAAGCTAGGGACTCTATCTCCCCATTATACGTTCTTTTAGCACATACTCCTAGGTCGAGGCACAAATGGGTGTGAGAAGGAAGCCACCATTCTAGCCTCTCCCTGAGCTCACCTGGTCAGTGTCAGCATGATCTCCAAAGACCTGCACTGGCACTGACTCATTCGTGTCCTGACCTCCAGCTGCCTCTCCTAGTAGTCCTTCCTCTTCTGAGGGCTCCTGTACACATGGAGaggaaagatatatctaggaGGCCTGATCCTCATCCCTTCTTCCCCTTACCTGGGTGTGGTGGGCCTTACCTGAGTCGTGCTATCTAGGTCCAATATTCTGAGGTTTGCCGTCAGCTTACTAGGGGATGTCTGGGCTGCAGCTTCTTGCACGGGTAAGGCAGGAGGAATCCTGTTGTTGACGCATGAGGCTGGCGGGTTTTGGATCAACTCAGCTCCTCCTGTGGCCCCCTCTGAGATGGTCTGGTCCAGTGCAGCTCCTTGTGTGGCTGTGTCTGAGGACTGGCCCTGAGTAAGTTCTACTGGAGCTGTCGCTGACTCAGTCTGATCTGGAGTGGACTCTTTCACAGATGCTTCTGAGGCGGCCTGTCCCATGCCTGCCCCCAGGATGTTCCCTTCCACTGTGGTCGTCACATTGGCTAACTCAGAACTGGCTGGTTGGGATGGCTTCTTGGTGATCAACTTAGAACTGGACAGTCCCTCTATGTTTTTGCGCTCTGGAACCATGGGAGGGAGATTCTTGAATGTGGGTGCTATCTTTTCTCTCACCTCTGATCCCTGCCCTCCCCTGAGCCCCCATTGCCCCCAATGCCCTGTGCCCACTCACTCATGACCCGCAAACTGCGCCAGTATCTTCGATGGACTTGGATGGTTTTAGTGATAGAATCCTGGGCTCCAGATAGTGGGGGCCGCAGCCGGGTCAGCAGGGGCAGTGGATCCCCAAGGAGGGAACGAGTGCAGGCAGCCATGGACTCTGAGATGGACGTCAGGTTATAGCCACCCTTTGTTAAGGAAAAGAG
The genomic region above belongs to Ovis canadensis isolate MfBH-ARS-UI-01 breed Bighorn chromosome X, ARS-UI_OviCan_v2, whole genome shotgun sequence and contains:
- the ERAS gene encoding GTPase ERas isoform X1; the protein is MSHRACCPHLFPELPVGVMAQSTKPDMFDLGLGTWSPRSREQSHRAWGSPSKGVGKKLPEYKAVVVGASGVGKSALTIQLNNQCFVEDHDPTIQDSYWKEMALDHGGCILNVLDTAGLATHQALRDQCVAIGDGVLGVFALDDPSSLAQLQQMRATWGPHHTQPLVLVGNKCDLVTSTGDARAAAAALAKSWGAPFVETSAKTRQGVVEAFSLLIHEIQRVREAMAKEATTGPGGDKGRHQKAMCHCGCSVA
- the ERAS gene encoding GTPase ERas isoform X2; this encodes MAQSTKPDMFDLGLGTWSPRSREQSHRAWGSPSKGVGKKLPEYKAVVVGASGVGKSALTIQLNNQCFVEDHDPTIQDSYWKEMALDHGGCILNVLDTAGLATHQALRDQCVAIGDGVLGVFALDDPSSLAQLQQMRATWGPHHTQPLVLVGNKCDLVTSTGDARAAAAALAKSWGAPFVETSAKTRQGVVEAFSLLIHEIQRVREAMAKEATTGPGGDKGRHQKAMCHCGCSVA
- the PCSK1N gene encoding proSAAS; this translates as MGWAGKGKIPQRAQPQSTAAVLGSSGAAHLPVSPPVRSPARWGSMAGSPLLHGPRAGGVSLLVLLLLGLLGPPRTLCARPVKEPRSLGAASPPLSEASGHRRFRRAAPRGEAAGAVQELARALAHLLEAERQERARAEAQEAEDQQARVLAQLRRIWGAPRTSDPALGLENDPDAPAAQLARALLRARLDPAALAAQLVPPPAPAAALRLRPPVYDDGPAGPDSEDAGDESPDLDPELLRYLLGRILTGIADTEAVAAPRRLRRAADQDMGPELPPEGVLGALLRVKRLETPAPQAPARRLLP